The genome window AGAATGATTTGCGATTCTGTATTCTGTATTCTGTATTGTCAATGGGATTGACAATGGGCAATTTAATATTGTCAATGCATTGCAAATAGAAAATATTCAATTGCCCATCCTATTGAAAATACAGAATACAGAATACAGAATTAAGAATTCATCCTGCTCCAGCCAACACCACCTTCACGCCCTCCCTTTCTTTCCCGTTCACGCTGATGGCCGCCACATAGGCTTTCTGGGGCAGTCTGTTTCCGGGATCATCTTTGCTTCTCCGGGAAAAAGAGGCGGAATTCCATCCTTCTGTTTTCATGAATAGGAAATTGTAGTGATCTAATTTGTCTGATATGGTAAAAAGGGAAATGGTGAATGGTTATTAGGGTTGAGTATTATCACTCCCACAACCTGATACCAATAATGCCCCAGTAAGTCAAATATATCGATAATGACATTAAGGCAAGATAGATCAAACCAAAATAAATGCGTGTTGTTAGCATCAATGGTATTTTAAAGCTTCTTGCATATAGATAAATGCCTGTGATGGTTAGGATCGGGAATAATATTGTACTGATGCAAAGAAGTATATTGCCCCAGGATTTCATTCCCATTTCCAGGATTGTTGGAGGGTAAACGACAAAAGGCATAATGCCGGCTACAAGGATGATTATTATTCCTAAAGGCACAAGTTTCATTAATGTGGAATTAACTTTATAGGACTTTCTTCTCAATATTCTGATTAATACCCAAATTCCAATGGCTATAAAATATGGGATGACAGAAATTATTATTCCCCAGCTGCCAAAGAAAAAGCTTCTGAGCAGTATGGGTTTTAATTTCGAGACCCGGCAGAAATAGCCATGCGCAGAAGTATAGATCATCTTCCCTTTATTATCTTTTACAAAAGCCAGTGTAGGCCCGGGCTCTCCTTTCCTACAAAAGAGGTTGTCATGAAGATGAATCAATGGTTTGCTATCTCCCATAAAGGATTGTGTGAACAAGCTTCCTTCTTTGTTGGTGACATTGATCCCGCCTGTGATCTTTTCCATAAAACTGCCGAGTTCTGACCTGGGGTTGCAAGGTTCATAATAACCGGTGAATTCATCAGGATTAAAATTCTCATTATTTTCTTTTACAATGTTTTCCGGTATTCTGTCCTCCCATTTACCCATTACTTTCCACATCCAGGATATCAATGTCTCATCAAAGGTCATATCGAACTGGTTTTGGAGTATAACAAATCCAATATCCAGATCAGGGCAATAGTAATATGCTGAAAGGTACCCCGGGACTGCCCCGCTATGGCCAAACCATACCTTTCCATTCCGGATTGTGGAGCCTACACCAAAACTATAACCGTTCATTAAGCCTGAGCGGGCTGCCAGAGTGGATTCCGGTTTTCCTACGTGACCAAACTGTATTTGTGATACCAGTTCCTTTCCGTCGATCGTCCCGCTGTTGAGCATCAGAATTAAAAACCTTGACATATCCCTGATGGATGAATAAACGGCTCCGGCAGGTTCATCATAGTCATACCATATGGGATATTCTATAAGTTCTTTGTCATAGGGAATGGCGTTTTCCACATTCAAACGTTCTTTATTTCCGTAACCCGTATTCTGCATTCCTGCAGGTTCAAATATCTTTTCCTGTAAATATTTAGCCATTGTTTTGTCTGCTGCTTTTTCCAGTAAATATCCTGCCAGGGTGAATCCAGGACTTGAATAGCTATAACGCGTTCCGGGCTCCCAACGGGCCCTGAGCAGATGATCCTTGGCAAGCAATGCCTCTTTGGTTGACAAAAGTGGTTTGCGGAAGTAAAACCAGTTCGGACGGCTGTCTTCGAAACCGGAGCTGTGCTCCAAAAGATGGATGATTCTGACCGGATCCGTTTCCGACCAGGGGTTTTTTAGCGGAATCTCTGGTGCCACTTCGTTTACACATGCATCCATATTAACCAGACCTTCCTGGTCAGCAATTAAAAATGCCAGTCCGGTAAAGCTTTTTGAACAGGATCCAATGCAAAACCGGGTATCCTGGGAAACAGTCTTTTTGCCTTTCAGGTCTGCATAACCAAATACCCCTGACCATAAAACAGAATCACAGTTGACGATTGCTATAGCTGCTCCCGGAATCAAATGACTGCTTAATATAATGGAATCCGCTTCTTTTTCCAGTGAATTGATCTTATCCTTATAATCCTGTGAAAAGACCTGACCGGCAAAGGTGAAGATCCACATCATTGATACTACTACTTTCAGGCATACTACTGCCAGGCCTGGGAATATCCTTTGGTTATTTTTCATTTTATTTT of Bacteroidota bacterium contains these proteins:
- a CDS encoding beta-lactamase family protein gives rise to the protein MKNNQRIFPGLAVVCLKVVVSMMWIFTFAGQVFSQDYKDKINSLEKEADSIILSSHLIPGAAIAIVNCDSVLWSGVFGYADLKGKKTVSQDTRFCIGSCSKSFTGLAFLIADQEGLVNMDACVNEVAPEIPLKNPWSETDPVRIIHLLEHSSGFEDSRPNWFYFRKPLLSTKEALLAKDHLLRARWEPGTRYSYSSPGFTLAGYLLEKAADKTMAKYLQEKIFEPAGMQNTGYGNKERLNVENAIPYDKELIEYPIWYDYDEPAGAVYSSIRDMSRFLILMLNSGTIDGKELVSQIQFGHVGKPESTLAARSGLMNGYSFGVGSTIRNGKVWFGHSGAVPGYLSAYYYCPDLDIGFVILQNQFDMTFDETLISWMWKVMGKWEDRIPENIVKENNENFNPDEFTGYYEPCNPRSELGSFMEKITGGINVTNKEGSLFTQSFMGDSKPLIHLHDNLFCRKGEPGPTLAFVKDNKGKMIYTSAHGYFCRVSKLKPILLRSFFFGSWGIIISVIPYFIAIGIWVLIRILRRKSYKVNSTLMKLVPLGIIIILVAGIMPFVVYPPTILEMGMKSWGNILLCISTILFPILTITGIYLYARSFKIPLMLTTRIYFGLIYLALMSLSIYLTYWGIIGIRLWE